One Micromonospora sp. WMMD812 genomic window carries:
- a CDS encoding small basic family protein, whose protein sequence is MIAVLALLAGVVLGVWLDPTVPAALQPYLPIAVVAALDAVFGGVRAKLDRIFDDKQFVVSFISNVLVAALIVYLGDQLGVGGQLSTGVVVVLGVRIFGNVAAIRRHLFRA, encoded by the coding sequence CTCGCCGGTGTGGTTCTCGGGGTGTGGCTCGATCCCACCGTGCCCGCGGCGTTGCAGCCCTACCTGCCGATCGCCGTGGTGGCCGCATTGGACGCGGTGTTCGGTGGGGTGCGGGCGAAGCTCGACCGGATCTTCGACGACAAGCAGTTCGTGGTGTCGTTCATCTCGAACGTGCTGGTGGCGGCTCTGATCGTGTACCTGGGTGACCAGTTGGGCGTGGGTGGTCAGCTGTCCACGGGCGTGGTGGTCGTGCTCGGGGTGCGGATCTTCGGAAACGTGGCGGCGATTCGCCGACACCTGTTCCGGGCGTAG
- a CDS encoding DUF881 domain-containing protein, with the protein MSDEQTETGTGWPQPPGPARPAGPAGEPDPRPDAPDPDELSPLVPDGPVDEPDRGERSGSGVEPVEDATVDLSRASGEPAADSEPAAGGSAAGGPVVARSRFSTAGVMIAALLALLGFTLVVQLKTTSADPTLGATRQEDLVRILSDLDARENRLRQDIAALEESQRQLRSGEQGRQAALDEATRRADELGILAGTLPATGPGLTVKFTAGAKPISASRVLDAVQELRGAGAEAMQISGGDRATVRIIASTFFLEENGSLVVDGRRLTGPYTITVIGDPATMRTALNIPGGVVASVQGDGGNVLPEEREVVEVSALHAPIKLEHARPVS; encoded by the coding sequence ATGAGCGACGAGCAGACCGAGACCGGGACAGGGTGGCCGCAGCCGCCGGGTCCGGCGCGGCCGGCGGGCCCTGCGGGTGAGCCGGATCCACGGCCGGACGCGCCGGATCCGGACGAGTTGAGCCCGTTGGTGCCGGACGGGCCGGTGGACGAGCCGGATCGGGGTGAGCGTTCCGGGTCCGGGGTGGAGCCGGTCGAGGACGCGACGGTCGACCTGTCCCGGGCGTCCGGGGAGCCGGCGGCGGATTCGGAGCCGGCGGCGGGCGGGTCGGCGGCGGGTGGGCCGGTGGTGGCCCGGTCGCGGTTCTCGACGGCGGGCGTGATGATCGCCGCGTTGCTGGCGCTGCTGGGGTTCACGCTGGTGGTGCAGTTGAAGACGACGTCGGCGGATCCGACGTTGGGGGCGACGCGCCAGGAGGACCTGGTCCGCATCCTGTCGGACCTGGACGCCCGGGAGAACCGGCTGCGGCAGGACATCGCCGCGTTGGAGGAGAGCCAGCGGCAGTTGCGCTCGGGTGAGCAGGGCCGGCAGGCGGCGCTGGACGAGGCGACGCGGCGGGCGGACGAGTTGGGCATCCTGGCGGGGACGTTGCCGGCGACGGGGCCGGGGTTGACCGTGAAGTTCACGGCGGGCGCCAAGCCGATCTCGGCGAGCCGGGTGCTGGACGCGGTGCAGGAGTTGCGGGGCGCGGGCGCGGAGGCGATGCAGATCTCCGGTGGGGACCGGGCGACGGTGCGGATCATCGCGTCGACGTTCTTCCTGGAGGAGAACGGGTCGCTGGTGGTGGACGGGCGGCGGTTGACCGGGCCGTACACGATCACGGTGATCGGTGATCCGGCGACGATGCGTACGGCCTTGAACATTCCCGGTGGGGTGGTGGCATCGGTCCAGGGTGACGGCGGTAACGTGCTCCCTGAGGAGCGTGAGGTTGTTGAGGTTTCGGCACTGCACGCTCCGATCAAGCTGGAACACGCCCGTCCGGTCTCCTGA